The following proteins are encoded in a genomic region of Ornithinibacillus sp. 4-3:
- a CDS encoding aspartate/glutamate racemase family protein — MKTIGLIGGMSWESSIEYYRIINEEVKNRLGGLHSAKCILYSVDFEEIEQFQAEGKWEESGELLGDAAHSLETAGADFIIICTNTMHKVIKDIEEKISIPILHIADATANQIKKANLHTIGLLGTKYTMEQDFYKSRIESNGIKVLVPESTEREEINRVIYEELCLGNIQHASKSYYKEIIKNLIAKGAEGIILGCTEIGLLVEQADSKVPLFDTTKIHAIESVKKALE, encoded by the coding sequence ATGAAAACGATTGGATTAATAGGTGGAATGAGCTGGGAATCTTCGATTGAGTATTACCGTATTATAAATGAAGAGGTAAAAAACAGATTAGGCGGGTTACATTCCGCAAAATGCATTTTGTATAGTGTTGATTTTGAAGAAATTGAACAGTTTCAAGCAGAAGGTAAATGGGAAGAATCAGGTGAATTATTAGGAGATGCAGCCCACTCTTTAGAAACAGCAGGAGCGGATTTTATTATTATTTGTACTAATACTATGCATAAAGTCATAAAAGACATTGAAGAGAAAATAAGTATTCCTATTTTGCATATTGCTGATGCAACTGCCAATCAAATTAAAAAAGCAAACCTTCATACCATTGGATTGTTAGGTACTAAATATACAATGGAGCAAGATTTTTACAAATCACGTATTGAATCAAATGGTATAAAAGTTTTGGTGCCAGAAAGTACAGAACGAGAAGAGATTAATAGAGTGATATATGAGGAACTTTGTTTAGGCAATATCCAGCATGCATCTAAAAGTTATTATAAAGAAATTATCAAGAATTTGATTGCTAAAGGTGCTGAAGGGATTATACTAGGCTGTACGGAAATTGGGTTATTAGTAGAGCAAGCAGATTCAAAAGTTCCATTATTCGATACAACAAAAATACATGCCATTGAATCGGTTAAGAAAGCATTAGAATAA
- a CDS encoding metal-sensing transcriptional repressor, with product MDKFLHDHPSKPRTQDEKQKVINRLKRIEGQVRGIQKMVEEDRYCVDILVQISAIQSALKNVGFAVTERHIKHCVSDAIRDGEGQETIEELMSVMKQFSK from the coding sequence TTGGATAAATTCTTACATGATCACCCAAGTAAACCGAGAACACAGGATGAAAAACAAAAAGTAATTAATCGTTTGAAGCGTATAGAAGGTCAAGTTCGTGGAATCCAAAAAATGGTAGAGGAAGATCGCTATTGTGTTGATATTTTAGTACAAATCAGTGCGATTCAATCTGCTTTAAAAAATGTAGGGTTTGCTGTGACAGAAAGACATATCAAGCACTGTGTCAGTGATGCAATTAGAGATGGTGAAGGGCAAGAAACGATTGAGGAATTAATGAGTGTCATGAAGCAATTTTCTAAGTGA
- a CDS encoding DASS family sodium-coupled anion symporter, protein MKKKDAIALIVAFLVLIIILLLPNPDLLPLVGQRALAVLAFAVILWVTEAVSYPVSAVMIVSLLAVLIGISPTIDDPSIVYKTGTGLSMAVSGFSSAAVLLVGGALVLSTAMEITGLHKRIALFIMSKVGTKPGALVIGTIIVSFVLALFVPSATARAGTLVPILLGIIAAFGLAKQSKLAALLMITAVQSISIWNIGIKTAAAQNMVALGFMKEAFDQDVTWGQWFLYAAPWAVIMSVVLYFVMVNLIKPNMQDIQENISIQDQLNALGKMTAKEWRLISIAMLLLISWAIEGILHPFDSTTVTIIAVAVMLTPAIGIFTWKEVQAKVPWGTLIVFATGISLGLVLLNTEGATWLSSNSFEILGVAGLPLVLMIAVLALFNILIHLGFASATSLASAFIPIVIALVGSMEPTSFNGPGLVLIMQFVISFGFLLPVSAPQNMLAYGTGTFTLKQFIKSGVPLTVIGYLLIILFSATYWQWVGLL, encoded by the coding sequence ATGAAGAAAAAAGATGCTATTGCACTCATTGTGGCCTTTTTAGTACTCATCATTATTTTATTATTACCAAATCCTGATTTATTACCTTTAGTTGGCCAGAGAGCTCTTGCTGTTTTAGCATTTGCTGTAATCTTATGGGTTACAGAAGCTGTCTCCTATCCTGTCAGTGCTGTAATGATTGTCAGTTTATTAGCTGTATTGATTGGTATTTCACCTACCATTGACGACCCAAGTATAGTCTATAAGACAGGAACAGGATTAAGTATGGCAGTATCTGGATTTAGCAGTGCTGCAGTATTACTCGTGGGAGGAGCCCTTGTTTTATCTACAGCAATGGAAATCACCGGATTACATAAAAGAATAGCACTTTTTATCATGTCTAAAGTAGGAACAAAGCCTGGCGCTCTTGTTATTGGAACAATCATTGTTAGCTTTGTACTAGCATTATTCGTACCGAGTGCAACAGCTCGTGCCGGAACCCTTGTACCAATTTTATTAGGAATTATCGCAGCATTTGGATTAGCGAAGCAAAGTAAATTAGCAGCATTATTAATGATTACAGCAGTACAGTCTATTTCCATTTGGAATATTGGAATAAAAACAGCAGCTGCACAAAATATGGTGGCATTAGGATTTATGAAAGAAGCTTTCGATCAAGATGTTACGTGGGGACAATGGTTCCTTTATGCCGCTCCTTGGGCAGTAATTATGTCTGTTGTACTTTATTTCGTAATGGTCAATTTAATTAAACCAAATATGCAAGATATTCAAGAAAACATAAGTATTCAAGATCAATTAAATGCACTTGGAAAAATGACTGCAAAAGAATGGCGGTTAATCTCTATCGCTATGCTATTACTAATATCCTGGGCAATAGAAGGTATTCTTCATCCATTTGATTCCACAACCGTCACTATTATTGCTGTTGCTGTTATGCTAACACCAGCAATTGGAATTTTCACATGGAAAGAAGTACAAGCCAAGGTGCCTTGGGGTACATTAATCGTCTTCGCAACAGGTATTTCATTAGGACTTGTGTTACTAAATACAGAAGGAGCTACTTGGTTATCTTCCAACTCATTTGAAATACTTGGTGTAGCAGGATTACCTTTAGTACTAATGATTGCGGTACTCGCTCTATTTAATATCCTTATCCATTTAGGATTTGCTAGTGCAACTAGTTTAGCATCCGCATTTATCCCAATTGTTATCGCCTTAGTAGGTTCCATGGAGCCTACCTCCTTTAACGGACCAGGGCTGGTATTAATTATGCAGTTTGTAATTAGTTTTGGTTTCTTATTACCAGTTAGTGCACCACAAAATATGCTAGCATATGGTACCGGAACATTTACATTAAAACAATTTATAAAATCTGGAGTTCCACTTACAGTTATTGGTTACCTACTTATTATTCTGTTTAGTGCCACTTATTGGCAATGGGTCGGATTGTTATAA